The Streptomyces phaeolivaceus genome has a window encoding:
- a CDS encoding YkvA family protein: MDWTWGVILAIALIAAAVLAVAVRLLLRLVRTRRELNRAGLPTGPKWVFWGAVLYLVLPTDLVPDPVYLDDIGVLLLALKTMRSGRQDALAATERQEGTGTALRG, from the coding sequence ATGGACTGGACCTGGGGTGTGATCCTCGCGATCGCGTTGATCGCGGCGGCCGTCCTCGCAGTGGCGGTCCGGCTGCTCCTGCGACTCGTCCGCACCCGGCGCGAACTGAACCGGGCCGGACTGCCCACCGGCCCCAAGTGGGTCTTCTGGGGTGCCGTCCTCTATCTCGTCCTCCCGACCGACCTGGTGCCGGACCCGGTCTACCTGGACGACATCGGCGTCCTCCTCCTCGCCCTGAAGACGATGCGCTCCGGCCGCCAGGACGCCCTGGCCGCCACCGAGCGGCAGGAGGGCACGGGAACCGCCCTGCGGGGGTGA
- a CDS encoding MurR/RpiR family transcriptional regulator, translated as MPSPQQARAQASAITSGRTAPDTEQSPTSRLRELFDGPRLSPGQRRIAQYLIEHITEAAFLSITDLAERVGVSQPSVTRFAAAVGFSGYPALRERLQSIALATLGSAPGISAADRSNELQAAVDAEIENLENLRRDFADPDQVIEVGRALSRSAPLTVLGLRISGALAEYFAYAARRIHPDVRLVTKGGTVAYDALLQSREAGGTWVLAFSMPRHAQETLTALRVAHGAGLKVALVTDLALGPLADEADAVFATGTGSRLVFDSYAAPVMMSSALLQAMTDADPERTQARLEAYEQVSEQHQFFLRD; from the coding sequence GTGCCATCGCCGCAGCAGGCACGTGCGCAGGCATCAGCGATCACGTCCGGGCGGACCGCGCCGGACACCGAGCAGTCGCCCACGTCCCGGCTCAGGGAACTGTTCGACGGCCCCCGGCTCTCCCCCGGGCAGCGGCGGATCGCCCAGTATCTGATCGAGCACATCACCGAGGCCGCGTTCCTGTCCATCACGGATCTCGCGGAGCGGGTCGGCGTGAGCCAGCCCTCGGTGACCCGGTTCGCCGCCGCCGTCGGCTTCAGCGGCTATCCCGCGCTGCGCGAGCGGCTCCAGTCCATCGCGCTCGCCACCCTCGGCAGCGCCCCGGGCATCTCGGCCGCGGACCGCAGCAACGAACTCCAGGCCGCCGTGGACGCCGAGATCGAGAACCTGGAGAACCTGCGGCGCGACTTCGCCGACCCCGACCAGGTGATCGAGGTCGGCCGCGCCCTGTCCCGCTCGGCCCCGCTGACCGTCCTCGGCCTGAGGATCTCCGGCGCGCTCGCCGAGTACTTCGCGTACGCCGCCCGCCGTATCCACCCCGACGTCCGGCTGGTGACCAAGGGCGGCACGGTCGCCTACGACGCGCTGCTGCAGTCCCGGGAGGCGGGCGGCACCTGGGTGCTGGCGTTCTCCATGCCCCGGCACGCGCAGGAGACGCTGACCGCGCTCCGGGTCGCCCACGGTGCCGGGCTGAAGGTCGCCCTGGTCACCGACCTCGCGCTCGGGCCGCTCGCGGACGAGGCGGACGCCGTCTTCGCCACCGGCACCGGGTCCCGCCTGGTCTTCGACTCCTACGCCGCCCCCGTGATGATGTCCTCGGCCCTGCTGCAGGCCATGACGGACGCCGACCCCGAGCGCACCCAGGCCCGTCTTGAGGCGTACGAGCAGGTCTCGGAGCAGCATCAGTTCTTCCTGAGGGACTGA
- a CDS encoding amidohydrolase family protein: MDRDQSRRIPPLTRRQLLAATGVTGAAAVLGTTGAAAPAAAGSGTPAAGLSLTFTRVTNGAATLAPAGDALIAEVQSGLWSLPRTGGKAVPLTPAGLEPNRPTHSPDGTLIAFCAYRGGGFHLWTMRTDGSELTRRTDGPWDDRAPAWSPDGTRIAFGSERGGDPDAPSGGSPYRVHVLDLGTGDIRRVTGLPGQDGPLQDGGWEDFDPTWSPDGTRLLFVRGRVVTSGTTPSVESRTVAAVAADGGGPVTVEHTETAAAQVMTPAVAPDGRLAYLRTTASPNGSCTLVVAGQRVPVDGDLAPVPPRWTADGELLVTLDGRFTLLRPEEPARPEAIPFEGVLPVDRPRYRVKEYDLGEARVRPVRGIHLPALSPDGRSIAFAALNSLWLAGTSGGRRPKRLRQSPPTRWLLAPTWAQDGGSLVYADDRDGLLGVYRHELATGEETTLATGGRVMPALSPDGRRLACLDMAGQLVVRDLASGVERVLVAALGGGGIPGRPSWSPDGRYLALCDRNRLGARFREGYNLIRVVDATTGADRLHAVAPHTSIADRYDSGPVWSPDGRWMAVIVESALCLLPVAPDGSPSGRLRTLTTEAADHPTWSGDSTTLLYQSGTRLRLVDVSGDHARTVRVPLDRTRTAPADTVVHAGRLWDGTGETVRDDVDIVVRDGRITAVEPHRGTRRAVLRRVDASARTVLPGLWDTHTHPWQSTYGSRQATGQLTYGVTTAVSLGGFAHEQARIREEVNAGRLAGPRLLTTGELLDGARVAYSMGRAHRTMAGLLRSLERGAALDWDFVKTYVRAPGWVMSEAARFAHERLGARTGGHLLSPGVQLGQDLTTHLQATQRGEFGHAITASGRAHKDVVEIYGKQGVDFSLIATPFTAAPLMGADPSLADDPRVTVVMPPWDAALVRQGAGVPPTAAQLAALRTETDIYRRILAAGGIVALGTDQPLGPVGLFLHLALRALHEGGLTPAETLRTATVLPARLFGLDDDLGTVETGKLADLAVVDGDPFTDFTDLVRTVSVLRGGTPYTTEELVAAYRPAARRAKAAETEEDWLEIGRLMRQDGCCHDGH; this comes from the coding sequence ATGGACCGTGATCAGAGTCGTCGCATTCCGCCCCTGACCCGCCGTCAACTCCTCGCCGCCACCGGGGTCACGGGGGCCGCCGCGGTCCTCGGCACCACGGGCGCCGCCGCACCCGCCGCGGCCGGATCCGGCACCCCGGCCGCCGGACTCTCCCTCACCTTCACCCGGGTCACCAACGGCGCGGCGACCCTCGCGCCCGCCGGTGACGCGCTGATCGCCGAGGTCCAGAGCGGCCTGTGGTCCCTGCCGCGCACCGGCGGCAAGGCGGTCCCCCTCACCCCGGCCGGCCTCGAACCCAACCGGCCCACCCACTCCCCGGACGGCACCCTCATCGCGTTCTGCGCCTACCGGGGCGGCGGCTTCCATCTGTGGACCATGCGCACCGACGGCTCCGAACTGACGCGGCGCACCGACGGCCCCTGGGACGACCGGGCACCGGCCTGGTCGCCCGACGGCACCCGCATCGCCTTCGGCTCCGAACGCGGCGGCGACCCGGACGCACCCTCGGGCGGCAGCCCCTACCGCGTCCACGTCCTGGACCTCGGCACCGGCGACATCAGGCGCGTCACCGGCCTCCCCGGCCAGGACGGGCCCCTCCAGGACGGCGGGTGGGAGGACTTCGACCCCACCTGGTCGCCCGACGGCACCCGGCTGCTGTTCGTCCGCGGCAGGGTCGTCACCTCGGGCACCACCCCGTCCGTCGAGTCCCGCACGGTCGCCGCAGTGGCCGCCGACGGCGGCGGGCCGGTGACCGTCGAGCACACCGAGACCGCCGCCGCGCAGGTCATGACCCCCGCCGTCGCCCCCGACGGCCGCCTCGCGTATCTGCGCACCACCGCCTCCCCGAACGGCTCCTGCACCCTCGTCGTCGCCGGACAGCGCGTCCCGGTCGACGGCGACCTCGCACCCGTACCGCCCCGCTGGACGGCCGACGGCGAGCTGCTGGTCACGCTGGACGGCCGGTTCACCCTCCTGCGCCCCGAGGAACCCGCGCGGCCGGAGGCGATCCCCTTCGAGGGGGTGCTCCCGGTGGACCGGCCGCGCTACCGGGTCAAGGAGTACGACCTCGGGGAGGCGCGGGTGCGGCCCGTGCGGGGCATCCATCTGCCCGCGCTCTCCCCCGACGGCCGCAGCATCGCCTTCGCCGCGCTCAACTCGCTCTGGCTGGCCGGTACTTCGGGCGGGCGACGACCGAAGAGGCTCCGGCAGTCGCCGCCCACCCGGTGGCTGCTCGCCCCCACCTGGGCACAGGACGGAGGGTCCCTCGTCTACGCCGACGACCGCGACGGGCTCCTCGGCGTGTACCGCCACGAGCTGGCCACCGGCGAGGAGACCACCCTCGCGACCGGCGGCCGGGTCATGCCCGCGCTGTCCCCGGACGGGCGACGGCTCGCGTGCCTCGACATGGCCGGACAACTCGTCGTACGCGATCTCGCGAGCGGCGTGGAACGTGTCCTCGTGGCGGCCCTCGGCGGGGGCGGGATCCCCGGCAGGCCCAGCTGGTCGCCCGACGGCCGGTACCTCGCGCTGTGCGATCGCAACCGTCTCGGGGCCCGTTTCCGGGAGGGCTACAACCTGATCCGGGTCGTCGACGCCACGACCGGCGCCGACCGGCTGCACGCGGTCGCGCCCCACACCTCGATCGCCGACCGGTACGACTCCGGGCCCGTCTGGTCGCCCGACGGCCGCTGGATGGCCGTGATCGTCGAGTCCGCGCTCTGTCTGCTGCCGGTGGCCCCCGACGGCAGCCCGAGCGGGAGACTGCGCACCCTCACCACCGAGGCCGCCGACCACCCCACCTGGTCCGGCGACTCCACGACCCTGCTCTACCAGTCCGGCACCCGTCTGCGCCTGGTCGACGTCTCCGGCGACCACGCCCGGACCGTCCGGGTGCCGCTCGACCGCACCCGGACCGCGCCCGCCGACACCGTCGTCCACGCCGGACGCCTGTGGGACGGCACCGGCGAGACGGTCCGCGACGACGTCGACATCGTCGTACGCGACGGCCGTATCACCGCCGTCGAACCCCACCGGGGCACCCGCCGGGCCGTCCTCCGCCGGGTCGACGCCTCCGCGCGCACCGTCCTCCCCGGCCTCTGGGACACCCACACCCACCCCTGGCAGAGCACCTACGGCAGCCGCCAGGCCACCGGCCAGCTCACCTACGGCGTCACCACCGCCGTCTCCCTCGGCGGCTTCGCCCACGAACAGGCCCGGATCCGCGAGGAGGTCAACGCCGGACGGCTCGCCGGGCCCCGGCTGCTCACCACCGGCGAACTCCTCGACGGCGCACGGGTCGCGTACAGCATGGGACGCGCCCACCGGACCATGGCGGGGCTGCTCCGCTCACTGGAGCGCGGCGCGGCCCTCGACTGGGACTTCGTCAAGACCTATGTCCGGGCGCCCGGTTGGGTGATGAGCGAGGCGGCCCGCTTCGCCCACGAACGCCTCGGCGCCCGCACCGGCGGACATCTGCTCTCCCCGGGCGTCCAGCTCGGCCAGGATCTGACAACCCATCTGCAGGCCACCCAGCGCGGCGAGTTCGGCCACGCGATCACCGCGAGCGGACGGGCCCACAAGGACGTGGTGGAGATCTACGGCAAGCAGGGCGTGGACTTCTCCCTCATCGCCACCCCCTTCACGGCCGCGCCCCTCATGGGCGCCGATCCGTCCCTCGCCGACGACCCCCGGGTCACTGTCGTGATGCCGCCGTGGGACGCCGCCCTCGTCCGGCAGGGCGCGGGCGTGCCGCCGACGGCCGCCCAACTCGCCGCGCTGCGCACCGAGACCGACATCTACCGGCGGATCCTCGCGGCCGGCGGCATCGTCGCCCTCGGCACCGACCAGCCGCTCGGCCCCGTCGGCCTCTTCCTCCACCTCGCCCTGCGCGCCCTGCACGAGGGCGGCCTCACCCCCGCAGAGACCCTCCGCACCGCGACCGTCCTCCCGGCCCGTCTCTTCGGACTCGACGACGACCTCGGCACGGTCGAGACGGGCAAGCTCGCCGATCTGGCCGTCGTCGACGGCGACCCCTTCACGGACTTCACCGACCTCGTCCGCACGGTGTCGGTGCTGCGCGGCGGAACCCCTTACACCACCGAGGAGTTGGTCGCCGCGTACCGGCCCGCCGCCCGCCGCGCCAAGGCGGCGGAGACCGAGGAGGACTGGCTGGAGATCGGACGGCTGATGCGGCAGGACGGCTGCTGCCACGACGGCCACTGA
- a CDS encoding cholesterol oxidase substrate-binding domain-containing protein: MTDSSETSRRGFLLGTAALALTPQFVRQDPAVAAAELPGFPADVELYRSAYRNWGGEITASALWACAPADPDQVVAVVNWARRQGWTVRPRGFSHGWSPLTVTAGTDSGAPVLLVDTTTHLTAMTLESTGPAAVRVGSGASLEELLTFLEGHGLGVTACPAPGDLSIGGALAVDAHGTAVPAAGETRPPGHTYGSLSNLVLSLTAVVWDADSGAYVLRTFTREDADGAALLTHVGRALVTEFVLRVGANSNLRCLSRTDIPAGELFAAPGSGGRTFAGFLDEAGRLEAIWFAFTEFPWFKVWSVRPTRPLTSRRVTSPYNYPFSDNVPTVVADLVGRMVSDAAWYLAPVLGNAQLTAASLGLTTTLSADIWGPSKNTLLYLRPTTLRVTANGYAVLTSRDQVQRVVSEFAAFYRERLTAYAAQGRFPVNGSVEIRVTGLDDPADIGVAGARAPLLSALRPRADRPEWDTAVWLDVLTLPGTPDAEAFFRELERFLLTTYDGGHALTRVEWSKGWGYTDEAAWSDEEVLTTVVPESFDDGTGPGWDDTMEILDRLDPHRVYGNSFLDRLFP, encoded by the coding sequence GTGACCGACTCCTCAGAAACGTCCCGCCGGGGGTTCCTCCTAGGCACCGCCGCGCTCGCCCTCACCCCGCAGTTCGTCCGCCAGGACCCGGCGGTCGCCGCGGCCGAACTCCCCGGCTTCCCGGCGGATGTCGAGCTGTACCGGTCGGCGTACCGGAACTGGGGCGGGGAGATCACCGCCTCCGCGCTGTGGGCGTGCGCACCGGCCGACCCGGACCAGGTGGTCGCGGTGGTCAACTGGGCCCGGCGGCAGGGCTGGACGGTCCGGCCACGCGGCTTCTCGCACGGCTGGTCACCCCTGACCGTCACCGCCGGCACCGACTCCGGCGCGCCGGTGCTGCTCGTGGACACGACCACCCATCTCACCGCCATGACGCTGGAGTCCACCGGCCCGGCCGCCGTCCGCGTGGGCTCCGGCGCCTCCCTGGAGGAGCTGCTGACCTTCCTGGAGGGCCATGGCCTCGGGGTGACGGCCTGTCCGGCGCCCGGGGACCTCTCGATCGGCGGCGCCCTCGCCGTCGACGCCCACGGCACGGCCGTACCGGCGGCCGGGGAGACCCGCCCGCCCGGTCATACGTACGGCTCGCTCAGCAATCTCGTGCTGTCGCTGACGGCGGTGGTGTGGGACGCCGACAGCGGCGCTTACGTGCTGCGGACGTTCACCCGCGAGGACGCGGACGGGGCGGCGCTGCTCACCCATGTCGGGCGCGCGCTGGTCACCGAGTTCGTGCTGCGGGTGGGGGCGAACAGCAATCTGCGGTGTCTGAGCCGGACCGACATCCCCGCCGGGGAGCTGTTCGCCGCTCCCGGAAGCGGTGGGCGCACCTTCGCGGGCTTCCTGGACGAGGCGGGGCGGCTGGAGGCGATCTGGTTCGCGTTCACCGAGTTCCCCTGGTTCAAGGTGTGGAGCGTCCGGCCGACCCGCCCGCTGACCTCCCGGCGGGTGACCTCGCCGTACAACTACCCCTTCTCGGACAATGTGCCGACCGTCGTCGCCGACCTCGTGGGGCGGATGGTGTCCGACGCCGCCTGGTATCTGGCGCCGGTGCTGGGCAACGCGCAGCTGACCGCGGCCTCGTTGGGGCTGACGACCACGTTGTCGGCGGACATCTGGGGGCCGTCGAAGAACACGCTCCTGTATCTGAGGCCGACGACGCTGCGGGTGACGGCGAACGGGTACGCGGTGCTCACCTCACGGGACCAGGTGCAGCGCGTGGTCTCGGAGTTCGCGGCGTTCTACCGCGAGCGGCTCACCGCGTACGCGGCCCAGGGGCGCTTTCCCGTCAACGGCTCGGTGGAGATCCGGGTGACCGGCCTCGACGACCCGGCGGACATCGGGGTGGCGGGCGCCCGCGCCCCGCTGCTGTCGGCGCTGCGCCCGCGCGCCGACCGGCCCGAGTGGGACACGGCCGTGTGGCTGGACGTGCTGACGCTGCCGGGGACCCCGGACGCCGAGGCGTTCTTCCGGGAGCTGGAGCGGTTCCTGCTCACCACGTACGACGGCGGCCACGCCCTCACCCGGGTCGAATGGTCCAAGGGCTGGGGCTACACGGACGAGGCCGCCTGGAGCGACGAGGAGGTGCTCACCACCGTCGTACCGGAGTCCTTCGACGACGGTACGGGGCCCGGCTGGGACGACACCATGGAGATCCTGGACCGGCTCGATCCGCACCGGGTGTACGGCAACAGCTTCCTCGACCGACTGTTCCCTTGA
- a CDS encoding 4-hydroxybenzoate 3-monooxygenase: MTTPTSPSGSSPAERTPVVIVGAGPAGLTVGNILRAAAVDCVVLETESRDFIERRPRAGFLEEWAVRALERRGLADRLVERAPTHTEFEFRFAGERQRFPYTELTGHHHYVYPQPLLVTDLVHEYADVRGGDIRFGVREVELHDIDGERPSVSYVDPATGERRLLHCEFVAGCDGARGVTRTALPPEHATVARHDHGVGWLALLAEAPPSSDCVILGVHPRGFAGHMARSPEATRYYLEVPAGDDPANWPDDRVWSELHTRLAVPGTRPLTEGPLVEKRVLDMHNYVTEPMAYGRLYLAGDAAHLVSPIAAKGMNLALHDSLLLADALIAYLGKGDDSGLRGYSEACLRRVWHYQEFSQWLAELLHGPSSGNPFRAGAATARLRRLLGSPVAASTFAELFIGKDTDH; the protein is encoded by the coding sequence GTGACCACCCCCACCTCCCCCTCGGGCTCCTCCCCGGCCGAGCGCACCCCCGTCGTCATCGTCGGCGCCGGGCCCGCCGGGCTCACCGTCGGCAACATCCTGCGGGCCGCTGCCGTGGACTGTGTGGTGCTGGAGACGGAGAGCCGGGACTTCATCGAGCGGCGGCCCCGGGCCGGGTTCCTGGAGGAGTGGGCAGTGCGCGCGCTGGAGCGGCGCGGGCTGGCCGACCGGCTGGTGGAACGGGCGCCGACACACACGGAGTTCGAGTTCCGTTTCGCCGGGGAACGGCAGCGGTTCCCGTACACGGAGCTGACCGGGCACCACCACTATGTGTATCCGCAGCCGCTGCTGGTCACGGATCTGGTCCACGAGTACGCGGACGTCCGGGGCGGTGACATCCGCTTCGGGGTGCGCGAGGTGGAGCTGCACGACATCGACGGTGAGCGGCCGTCCGTGTCGTACGTGGATCCGGCGACCGGTGAACGACGGCTGCTCCACTGCGAGTTCGTCGCCGGCTGCGACGGGGCGCGCGGTGTCACGCGGACCGCGCTGCCGCCGGAGCACGCCACGGTCGCCCGGCACGACCACGGGGTGGGCTGGCTGGCGCTGCTCGCCGAGGCACCGCCGTCCTCGGACTGCGTCATCCTCGGGGTGCATCCCCGGGGCTTCGCCGGGCACATGGCGCGCAGCCCCGAGGCCACCCGCTACTACCTGGAGGTCCCGGCCGGCGACGACCCGGCGAACTGGCCGGACGACCGGGTCTGGTCCGAGCTGCACACCCGCCTCGCGGTGCCCGGCACCCGGCCGCTCACCGAGGGCCCGCTCGTCGAGAAGCGGGTGCTCGACATGCACAACTACGTCACCGAGCCGATGGCGTACGGCCGGCTGTACCTGGCCGGTGACGCGGCCCACCTCGTCTCCCCCATAGCCGCGAAGGGCATGAACCTCGCGCTGCACGACTCCCTGCTGCTCGCGGACGCCCTGATCGCGTATCTCGGCAAGGGCGACGACAGTGGGCTGCGCGGCTACTCGGAGGCCTGTCTGCGCCGGGTCTGGCACTACCAGGAGTTCTCGCAGTGGCTGGCGGAGCTGCTGCACGGGCCGTCGTCCGGGAACCCGTTCCGCGCGGGCGCCGCCACCGCCCGGCTCCGCCGCCTCCTCGGCTCCCCCGTCGCCGCGTCGACGTTCGCGGAGCTGTTCATCGGCAAGGACACCGACCACTGA
- a CDS encoding DUF6328 family protein, with the protein MTQAHGNQDRGRDETEDERADRRWSELIQEVRVAQTGVQILFGFLLTVVFTSRYEGLPQTEKTIYIVTVVLGAAATGALIGPVSFHRIVAGRRIKPAAVQWASRLTVIGLILLLATMTAALLLVLRVATHDGYVPWLVGCVVLWYLLCWVVLPTWIRRRHADD; encoded by the coding sequence GTGACCCAGGCACACGGCAACCAGGACCGAGGCCGCGACGAGACCGAGGACGAGCGGGCCGACCGGCGCTGGAGCGAACTCATCCAGGAGGTGCGGGTCGCCCAGACCGGGGTGCAGATCCTCTTCGGCTTTCTGCTCACCGTCGTCTTCACCTCGCGCTACGAGGGGCTGCCGCAGACCGAGAAGACCATCTACATCGTCACCGTCGTCCTCGGCGCCGCCGCCACCGGCGCCCTGATCGGCCCCGTCTCCTTCCACCGGATCGTCGCCGGACGCCGCATCAAACCGGCCGCCGTGCAGTGGGCGAGCCGCCTCACCGTGATCGGCCTGATCCTGCTCCTCGCCACGATGACGGCGGCGCTGCTGCTGGTCCTGCGCGTGGCCACCCACGACGGGTACGTGCCCTGGCTCGTGGGCTGCGTGGTCCTCTGGTACCTGCTGTGCTGGGTGGTCCTCCCGACGTGGATCCGCCGCCGTCACGCCGATGACTGA
- a CDS encoding DUF1206 domain-containing protein, with translation MTTLGVGRGHAARGSVTEGAARAGLTARGVIYLLVGALALQIAFGGSAEQADRQGALEEIAEKPLGSVMLWALGVGLVGMALWRLSEAVFGAAGPDGRKWTKRLASAARCAFYTFVAFSVLAFAAGESSGGGSSDERSRDVTARALELPGGQWLVGAAGLGVIAAGGWIGVRAAMRSYHKHLRLGEMSRRTRRAVDVTGVVGGIARGLVFAAAGFFAVRAAIAYEPDEAKGIDDTLRSFADSPVGPALLACVAAGLMLFGVFSFAMARWRRV, from the coding sequence ATGACGACTCTGGGGGTGGGGCGCGGCCATGCCGCGCGGGGTTCGGTGACGGAAGGCGCGGCCCGCGCCGGGCTGACCGCACGCGGTGTCATCTATCTGCTGGTCGGGGCGCTGGCCCTGCAGATCGCCTTCGGCGGGAGCGCCGAGCAGGCGGACCGGCAGGGCGCGCTGGAGGAGATCGCCGAGAAGCCGCTGGGCTCGGTGATGCTGTGGGCCCTGGGCGTCGGCCTGGTGGGCATGGCGCTGTGGCGGCTGTCCGAGGCCGTGTTCGGCGCGGCGGGCCCCGACGGCCGCAAGTGGACCAAGCGCCTCGCGTCCGCCGCGCGCTGCGCCTTCTACACCTTCGTCGCCTTCTCGGTGCTGGCCTTCGCGGCGGGCGAGTCGAGCGGCGGCGGCTCCAGCGACGAGCGGTCCCGGGATGTGACGGCACGGGCGCTCGAACTCCCCGGCGGCCAGTGGCTGGTGGGCGCGGCGGGCCTCGGTGTGATCGCCGCGGGCGGCTGGATCGGCGTACGGGCCGCGATGCGCTCGTACCACAAGCATCTGCGGCTCGGTGAGATGTCACGGCGGACCCGCCGGGCCGTCGATGTGACCGGGGTGGTCGGCGGGATCGCGCGCGGCCTGGTGTTCGCCGCGGCCGGATTCTTCGCCGTCCGCGCCGCGATCGCGTACGAACCGGACGAGGCCAAGGGGATCGACGACACCCTGCGTTCCTTCGCCGACTCCCCGGTGGGCCCGGCGCTGCTGGCCTGTGTCGCGGCCGGGCTGATGCTGTTCGGGGTGTTCTCCTTCGCCATGGCGCGCTGGCGCCGCGTCTGA